In a genomic window of Amycolatopsis japonica:
- a CDS encoding M20 family metallopeptidase, whose amino-acid sequence MIPAELVTKAHEHVDSGAFFAELAELVRYPTVSDHPSGRVAIKAYLDEVLTPALTALGCSVETYPNPDPDGGPFLIGTRIERPELPTLLCYGHADVVDGHEGRWSEGRDPWTLTADGERWYGRGSADNKGQHLVNLTALRLLLAETGSLGFNVKFLFETGEEIGSPGLDEFVEANREALSADVLIASDGPRLDAATPTLFLGARGSVRIALDVDLRPDAYHSGNWGGVLRNPATTLAGAIASLVDGHGRVQVPELLPPELPDSVRAALAGLEIGNKPGDPALDDGWGDTGLTAAERLYGWNTLEVLSLGAADIDRPVNAIPGRARAMLQLRYVAGTDVDGVGEAITKHLAAKGFSMVDVTAEGSFVASRTPVDDPWVGWAKSVLDEVSEQRTAILPSFGGGLPNHVFTDLLGLPTLWLPHSYPGCLQHAPDEHLLAPIAREGLVLATALFHALGRRGEEA is encoded by the coding sequence GTGATCCCAGCGGAACTGGTCACGAAGGCCCACGAGCACGTCGACTCCGGCGCGTTCTTCGCCGAACTCGCCGAGCTCGTCCGATATCCGACGGTGAGCGACCATCCGAGCGGCCGCGTTGCCATCAAGGCATACCTGGACGAGGTGCTGACCCCGGCGCTGACCGCGCTCGGCTGCTCCGTGGAGACTTACCCGAACCCCGACCCGGACGGCGGCCCGTTCCTGATCGGCACCCGTATCGAGCGCCCGGAGCTGCCGACCCTCTTGTGCTACGGCCACGCCGACGTCGTCGACGGGCACGAAGGCCGGTGGAGCGAGGGCCGGGACCCGTGGACGCTGACCGCCGACGGCGAGCGCTGGTACGGCCGCGGCTCGGCGGACAACAAGGGACAGCACCTGGTCAACCTGACCGCGCTCAGGCTCCTCCTCGCCGAAACGGGCTCGCTCGGTTTCAACGTCAAGTTCCTGTTCGAGACCGGGGAGGAGATCGGCTCGCCCGGGCTCGACGAGTTCGTCGAGGCGAACCGGGAGGCGCTGAGCGCCGACGTCCTCATCGCGTCCGACGGTCCGCGTCTGGACGCGGCGACGCCGACGCTGTTCCTCGGTGCGCGGGGCAGCGTCCGGATCGCGCTCGACGTCGATCTCCGGCCTGACGCCTACCATTCGGGGAACTGGGGTGGTGTCCTGCGTAATCCGGCCACCACCCTCGCCGGGGCGATCGCCTCTCTCGTCGACGGGCACGGCCGCGTCCAAGTGCCGGAACTCCTGCCGCCCGAGCTCCCCGACAGCGTCCGTGCGGCGCTCGCCGGCCTCGAGATCGGGAACAAACCGGGGGATCCGGCGCTGGACGACGGCTGGGGCGACACCGGCCTGACCGCGGCCGAGCGGCTGTACGGCTGGAACACGCTCGAAGTCCTTTCGCTCGGCGCGGCCGACATCGACCGCCCGGTCAACGCGATCCCTGGCCGCGCCCGGGCGATGCTGCAGCTGCGCTACGTCGCGGGGACCGACGTCGACGGCGTGGGCGAGGCGATCACGAAACATCTTGCCGCGAAAGGGTTTTCGATGGTCGACGTGACCGCGGAGGGCAGCTTCGTCGCCAGTCGCACGCCTGTCGACGACCCGTGGGTCGGCTGGGCGAAGAGCGTGCTCGACGAGGTTTCCGAGCAGCGGACGGCGATCCTGCCGAGCTTCGGCGGGGGATTGCCGAACCATGTGTTCACCGACCTGCTCGGCCTCCCGACGTTGTGGCTGCCGCACTCCTATCCCGGGTGCCTGCAGCACGCGCCCGACGAACACCTGCTCGCGCCGATCGCCCGGGAAGGGCTCGTCCTCGCCACGGCGCTGTTCCACGCGCTCGGACGGCGCGGGGAGGAGGCATGA
- a CDS encoding LysR family transcriptional regulator, which translates to MRLLPIALTYFLEVARTGSVSEAATELTVAPSAISRQIAKLEAGIGVPLFVRHPRGMVPTEAGTRLLDHVRRSEAESAVLVDELRTGRGLHARSLTVACSEGFARRVVPQAIAAFRRDHDVSFHIDVVTRDEATRRVLEGAADVAVTFATGPQHGVRVESAVVVPVYAIVPLDHPLTSRDAVGLAELCEHPLALPAPGQSLRDLFDIAARIENLTAHPVLECNELSPKYEFVRCGGGIALVGGLGDIEQDAATEGVAYVLLDNAVFRKREAQVQTMAGRTLSLAAMRFTTLLTSFVRPPVSRSALPD; encoded by the coding sequence ATGCGACTACTGCCGATCGCGCTGACGTACTTCCTCGAAGTCGCCCGCACCGGTTCGGTATCCGAGGCGGCGACGGAACTGACGGTGGCCCCCTCGGCCATCAGCCGTCAGATCGCCAAACTCGAAGCGGGCATCGGGGTTCCACTGTTCGTCCGGCATCCGCGGGGCATGGTGCCGACCGAGGCCGGGACCCGGCTGCTGGACCACGTCCGGCGCAGCGAGGCCGAATCCGCCGTTCTCGTCGACGAACTCCGCACCGGCCGCGGGCTGCACGCCCGGTCCCTGACGGTCGCCTGTTCCGAGGGGTTCGCACGCCGTGTGGTCCCGCAGGCCATCGCCGCGTTCCGGCGCGATCACGACGTCTCGTTCCACATCGACGTGGTGACCAGGGACGAGGCGACGCGCCGCGTCCTCGAAGGCGCGGCCGACGTCGCTGTCACGTTCGCGACCGGGCCTCAGCACGGCGTGCGCGTCGAGAGTGCCGTCGTGGTCCCGGTCTACGCGATCGTCCCGCTCGATCATCCGCTGACCAGCCGTGACGCCGTCGGGCTCGCCGAACTGTGCGAGCATCCGCTCGCGCTGCCGGCGCCGGGGCAGAGCCTGCGCGACCTGTTCGACATCGCCGCGCGGATCGAGAATCTCACGGCGCATCCGGTGCTGGAGTGCAACGAACTGAGCCCGAAGTACGAGTTCGTCCGCTGCGGCGGCGGGATCGCCCTGGTCGGCGGGCTGGGTGACATCGAGCAGGACGCGGCCACCGAAGGGGTCGCCTACGTGCTGCTTGACAACGCCGTGTTCCGCAAACGCGAAGCCCAGGTGCAGACCATGGCGGGGCGGACGTTGTCCTTGGCCGCCATGCGGTTCACCACGCTGCTGACGTCGTTCGTCCGCCCTCCGGTCAGCCGATCAGCACTCCCGGATTGA
- a CDS encoding FAD-binding oxidoreductase encodes MPAEERSWWGWGTTDGELSKEESDALVARTSGVLPGHDFTDHAPPDPADLDLPAPRIRPPATLAALCNDRAVDRLSHARGKAFRDIVRNLLGRLDHVPDLVARPRTEQDVVDLLDWCTASGIPLIPYGGGSSVVGGVEPRFDGPAVSMDLAGLGEVLEVDTVSRAARIQAGIFGPALEDRLRPLGLTLRHFPQSFAHSTLGGWLATRAGGHFATLATHIDDLTESLRVVTPAGISESRRLPGSGAGPSPDRMFLGSEGTLGVITEAWMRLQDRPVWQVTASVAFERQEDAVAATRAIAQSGLYPSNCRLLDPAEAFINAGASVGGGLLLVAFESADHPVDTWLDRALELTAGHGGVVKARRSKDSAGQDSASAWRSSFLRMPYQRDALARRSLIVETFETACTWDGFPEFHDAITSAARAAIDEVCGGAGVVTCRFSHVYPDGPAPYYGIYAAGRWGSTVAQWDEIKTAVSEAIAGHGGTITHHHAVGRDHRPWYDRQRPDPFAVAITAAKTALDPAGILNPGVLIG; translated from the coding sequence ATGCCGGCCGAGGAGCGTTCGTGGTGGGGCTGGGGCACCACCGACGGCGAACTGTCCAAGGAAGAGTCCGACGCGCTGGTCGCCCGCACCTCGGGTGTGCTGCCCGGCCACGACTTCACCGACCACGCGCCGCCGGACCCCGCGGATCTCGACCTCCCGGCGCCGAGGATCCGGCCGCCCGCGACGCTCGCCGCGTTGTGCAATGACCGAGCGGTCGATCGGTTGTCCCACGCACGCGGCAAGGCGTTCCGCGACATCGTCCGCAATCTGCTCGGGCGGCTCGACCACGTCCCGGATCTGGTCGCCCGCCCGCGTACGGAACAGGACGTCGTCGACCTCCTGGACTGGTGCACGGCCTCCGGGATCCCGCTGATTCCTTACGGTGGCGGCAGTTCCGTGGTCGGCGGGGTCGAACCGCGGTTCGACGGCCCCGCGGTCTCGATGGATCTGGCCGGTCTCGGCGAGGTGCTCGAAGTGGACACGGTCAGCCGCGCGGCGCGGATCCAGGCCGGGATCTTCGGGCCCGCGCTGGAAGACCGGCTTCGCCCGCTGGGGCTGACCCTGCGGCATTTCCCGCAGTCGTTCGCCCATTCGACGCTCGGCGGCTGGCTCGCCACGCGCGCAGGCGGGCATTTCGCCACCCTCGCCACACATATCGACGATCTCACCGAATCGCTGCGCGTCGTCACGCCCGCCGGGATCAGCGAATCGCGGCGCCTGCCGGGATCGGGCGCCGGCCCCTCGCCGGACCGGATGTTCCTCGGCTCCGAGGGCACGCTCGGCGTGATCACCGAAGCCTGGATGCGGCTGCAGGACCGGCCGGTCTGGCAGGTGACCGCGTCCGTCGCCTTCGAACGGCAGGAAGACGCCGTCGCCGCCACCCGTGCGATCGCGCAGTCCGGGCTGTACCCGTCGAACTGCCGTCTGCTCGACCCTGCGGAGGCGTTCATCAACGCGGGCGCGAGTGTGGGCGGCGGCCTCCTGCTGGTCGCGTTCGAATCCGCCGATCACCCGGTCGACACCTGGCTCGACCGTGCGCTCGAACTGACCGCGGGCCACGGCGGTGTCGTGAAAGCCCGGCGCAGCAAGGATTCCGCCGGACAGGACAGCGCATCGGCCTGGCGGTCGTCCTTCTTGCGGATGCCCTATCAACGCGACGCGCTGGCCCGCCGCTCGCTGATCGTGGAGACCTTCGAAACCGCGTGCACGTGGGACGGCTTCCCGGAGTTCCACGACGCGATCACCTCGGCGGCCCGTGCCGCGATCGACGAGGTGTGCGGCGGCGCGGGTGTCGTCACGTGCCGATTCAGCCACGTGTACCCCGATGGACCCGCGCCCTATTACGGGATCTACGCCGCCGGGCGCTGGGGGAGCACGGTCGCCCAGTGGGACGAGATCAAGACCGCCGTCTCCGAGGCGATCGCGGGCCACGGCGGCACGATCACCCATCACCACGCCGTCGGCCGCGATCACCGGCCCTGGTACGACCGGCAGCGTCCCGACCCCTTCGCCGTCGCGATCACCGCCGCCAAGACGGCGCTCGACCCGGCGGGAATCCTCAATCCGGGAGTGCTGATCGGCTGA
- a CDS encoding DUF6670 family protein has protein sequence MEHRTAGLLRKAAPVLVDRILPRLDHRIEGSRRPFSRPGLLRPHVDSRTWAWTHYGVFVPRLPAPLRYLNTMTFIGATGTVCFDNDYLARPDARRTATVLSSTAAPGHHHYRAYDTRTDCRFAADGSRLAWGEDLVIEADHPEYRLRADYGGFGADLAITTTPQVSYFVRTPIYDHLSLLATYRGTVTDGAGRVEVDGLCTVEYARCVTPQALFRNPVSPRWKLPVDFFTYHVINLDERTQLLLTDVRAAGATACRLAHLRTLGGSATVFQDVSVEVTPREEPEIDPQGRAMRVPRAFRWTVRDGDEEVAVLDGTVDTPLRYGHGRGYVGAYSFEGAFRSRAVSGTGYFEWVDCEDR, from the coding sequence ATGGAGCACCGCACCGCCGGGCTGCTGCGGAAAGCCGCCCCCGTTCTGGTCGACCGGATCCTGCCCCGGCTGGATCACCGCATCGAGGGATCACGGCGCCCGTTCAGCCGCCCCGGACTCCTACGCCCGCACGTGGATTCACGGACCTGGGCGTGGACGCACTACGGCGTCTTCGTGCCGCGGCTGCCAGCGCCGTTGCGCTACCTCAACACCATGACCTTCATCGGCGCCACCGGCACGGTGTGCTTCGACAACGACTACCTCGCCCGGCCGGACGCCCGCCGCACCGCCACGGTCCTGTCCTCGACCGCCGCACCGGGACACCATCACTACCGCGCCTACGACACCCGGACGGATTGCCGGTTCGCCGCCGACGGGTCACGTCTTGCCTGGGGCGAGGATCTGGTCATCGAGGCGGACCATCCGGAGTACCGCCTGCGCGCGGATTACGGCGGCTTCGGCGCGGATCTCGCGATCACCACGACGCCGCAGGTCTCGTACTTCGTGCGGACGCCGATCTACGACCATCTCAGCCTGCTGGCGACCTATCGCGGGACCGTCACCGACGGAGCCGGACGTGTCGAAGTCGATGGTCTCTGCACCGTCGAATACGCGCGATGCGTTACGCCGCAAGCACTCTTCCGCAACCCGGTGTCGCCACGCTGGAAGCTGCCGGTCGATTTCTTCACCTACCACGTGATCAACCTCGACGAGCGCACCCAGCTGCTGCTCACCGACGTCCGCGCGGCGGGCGCGACCGCCTGCCGGCTGGCGCACCTGCGCACTCTGGGCGGTTCGGCGACGGTGTTCCAGGACGTCTCGGTCGAAGTGACTCCCCGCGAGGAGCCCGAGATCGACCCGCAGGGACGCGCGATGCGTGTTCCGCGAGCATTCCGCTGGACCGTGCGGGACGGCGACGAGGAGGTCGCCGTGCTCGACGGGACCGTGGACACGCCGCTGCGCTACGGGCATGGGCGCGGTTACGTGGGCGCGTACTCGTTCGAGGGCGCGTTCAGGAGCCGGGCGGTTTCGGGGACCGGGTATTTCGAGTGGGTGGACTGCGAAGACCGCTAA